Proteins from a genomic interval of Papaver somniferum cultivar HN1 chromosome 4, ASM357369v1, whole genome shotgun sequence:
- the LOC113271920 gene encoding uncharacterized protein LOC113271920 — MTALRIGCGPKLRKGNWNIKHYKLSSAKDLGSSLAYQRSKFLDICRFTGLGSSPADTGRRLSYLWRSAKDLGSSLADRRSKFLDLRSRFTGLGSIPIDNRHAATPFIPLDQRQRPQDLLFGPAELLYISRDQLNIPQNDCKSPILDNKGGTWVTGTNVWDRIPRSPVS; from the exons ATGACagcgctaaggattggttgtggtCCGAAATTAAG GAAGGGTAATTGGAACATCAAACACTATAAGCTCAGCAGCGCCAAAGACTTGGGGAGCAGCCTGGCATACCAGAGGAGCAAATTTTTGGACATTTGCCGTTTTACAGGCTTGGGGAGCAGCCCAGCAGACACGGGCCGACGCCTTTCATACCTTTGGAGAAGCGCCAAAGACTTGGGGAGCAGCCTGGCAGACCGGAGGAGCAAATTTTTGGACCTGCGGAGCCGCTTTACAGGCCTGGGGAGCATCCCAATAGACAATAGACACGCGGCGACTCCTTTCATACCGTTGGATCAGCGCCAAAGACCTCAGGATCTACTCTTTGGACCTGCGGAGCTGCTTTACATATCCAGGGACCAACTGAACATACCTCAAAATGATTGCAAGTCTCCCATCCTTGATAATAAAG gAGGTACGTGGGTAACGGGAACAAACGTCTGGGATCGGATACCTAGGTCGCCTGTGAGTTGA